A single Triticum dicoccoides isolate Atlit2015 ecotype Zavitan chromosome 2A, WEW_v2.0, whole genome shotgun sequence DNA region contains:
- the LOC119353508 gene encoding uncharacterized protein LOC119353508, whose product MALLLLRGCLAPVNAAGPAFRPAETTSRIGYRPSRFRAIVASAAAASPSGGDGATAAVDSVLRGSEGHKARDYGGTNGAAVSGTARSTTIETTVERIIFDFRFLALLAVAGSLAGSLLCFLNGCVYIKEAYCVYWTSCAKGVHTGQMVLKVVEAIDVYLAGTVMLIFGMGLYGLFISNASNDLPSGSDRALQGSSLFGMFALKERPKWMKITSLDELKTKVGHVIVMILLVKMFERSKMVKITTGLDLLSYSVCIFLSSASLYILHNLHRPEHEESVMPHL is encoded by the exons ATGGCGCTCCTGCTGCTGCGCGGCTGCCTCGCCCCCGTCAACGCCGCCGGCCCGGCGTTCCGGCCAGCGGAGACGACGAGCCGGATTGGTTACCGGCCGTCCCGGTTCCGTGCCATCGTCGCCTCGGCCGCCGCGGCCTCGCCGTCCGGCGGCGACGGCGCGACCGCCGCGGTGGACTCGGTGCTGCGTGGCTCGGAGGGACACAAGGCGCGCGACTACGGCGGGACCAACGGCGCCGCTGTTTCCGGCACCGCCAGGTCCACGACCATCGAGACCACCGTCGAGAGG ATCATCTTCGACTTCCGGTTCCTGGCTCTCCTCGCCGTCGCCGGGTCGCTGGCgggctccctcctctgcttcctcaat GGCTGCGTGTACATCAAAGAGGCGTACTGCGTCTACTGGACGAGCTGCGCCAAAGGTGTCCATACAGGGCAGATGGTCCTCAAGGTCGTGGAGGCCATTG ATGTGTATCTTGCTGGCACTGTGATGCTCATCTTCGGGATGGGTCTCTACGGGCTGTTCATCAGCAACGCGTCCAACGATCTGCCCTCCGGATCCGACCGGGCTCTGCAGGGATCGTCGCTGTTTGGGATGTTCGCTCTGAAG GAGAGGCCGAAGTGGATGAAGATCACGTCGCTGGACGAGCTCAAGACGAAGGTGGGGCACGTCATCGTGATGATCCTGCTGGTGAAGATGTTCGAGCGGAGCAAAATGGTGAAGATCACCACGGGGCTGGACCTGCTCAGCTACTCGGTCTGCATCTTCCTCTCCTCGGCCTCCCTCTACATCCTCCACAACCTCCACCGGCCCGAGCACGAGGAGTCGGTCATGCCCCATTTGTAA